A genome region from Sebaldella sp. S0638 includes the following:
- a CDS encoding dihydrodipicolinate synthase family protein, with product MTKFYVASVTPFDIDNKINEKVSEELMNMHLVQGADGFFIGGSSAENFLMTKEERLKSFELAAKFNDKADLIAHIGDISTDKAIFYAKYAKELGYKKISAVPPFYFGFNQKEIAEYFYDISNAVNMPVIYYNIPMNTNKEIDLNNGDTLKLLKSGAVSGIKHTNFDINQIERIKNVNNNLHCFGGLEQNMLPFLSFDCDGFIGSTFNFMLPHYKKIASLYSEHSNEALMLQTKANNIMSVIWKIGLFPAIKYILTKQGFDVGIARKPFIQLTDEDKKIIDKVIDENLCN from the coding sequence TTGACTAAATTTTATGTTGCCTCAGTTACTCCTTTTGATATTGATAATAAAATCAATGAGAAAGTTTCTGAGGAATTAATGAATATGCACCTTGTCCAAGGTGCTGACGGATTTTTTATCGGCGGCAGCAGTGCTGAAAATTTCTTAATGACTAAGGAAGAAAGATTGAAATCATTTGAATTGGCTGCTAAATTCAATGATAAGGCTGATTTAATTGCACATATCGGTGATATCAGCACTGATAAAGCAATATTTTATGCTAAATATGCTAAAGAACTCGGATACAAAAAAATATCAGCTGTTCCTCCTTTTTATTTCGGGTTTAACCAAAAAGAAATAGCAGAATATTTTTACGATATTTCAAATGCTGTTAATATGCCGGTTATATATTATAATATTCCCATGAATACAAATAAGGAAATTGATTTGAATAACGGAGATACTTTAAAATTATTAAAGTCCGGAGCTGTGAGCGGAATTAAACATACTAACTTTGACATTAATCAAATTGAAAGAATAAAAAATGTTAATAATAATTTACACTGTTTCGGCGGATTAGAGCAAAATATGCTGCCGTTTTTGTCATTTGACTGTGACGGTTTTATTGGAAGTACTTTTAATTTTATGCTTCCTCATTATAAAAAAATCGCTTCATTATATTCGGAACACAGCAATGAAGCTTTGATGCTGCAGACAAAAGCCAATAATATTATGTCGGTTATTTGGAAAATAGGATTATTCCCGGCAATAAAGTATATCCTTACAAAACAGGGCTTTGATGTCGGAATTGCAAGAAAGCCTTTTATCCAGTTAACAGATGAAGATAAAAAGATAATTGATAAAGTTATTGATGAAAATTTGTGTAATTAA
- a CDS encoding Gfo/Idh/MocA family protein, with translation MVKNVSEMTYAPVTPDNAKNIVIIGAGGIVSGAHLPAYKIAKYPVKGIYDIDFEKAKKVAEENDIPNVFNTLEEIIEFGVKNDAVYDIAVPASVLGDILEKLPEGAAVLMQKPMGENIEQANRIMKICKEKKLTAGVNFQLRQAPYMIAARKLIEDGVIGEIVDIDWRVVELHPWYLWSFLFGLPRMEILYHSIHYIDAIRSIVGDPDKVFSKTMPHPKMENLSQTRTAIIMDYGDTLRVNLHINHCHDYALDYQESTLKIEGLKGAIRVTLGLILDYPTGRPDKLEYITDDGKGWREVEIQGSWFPEAFIGTMGGLMKKIENPNYNYMNSIEEAYKTMCVVESCYESNEIGGLKVKY, from the coding sequence ATGGTAAAAAATGTATCTGAAATGACTTATGCACCTGTTACACCTGATAATGCAAAAAATATTGTTATAATCGGAGCCGGGGGAATTGTATCAGGAGCTCATCTGCCGGCATATAAAATTGCGAAATATCCTGTTAAAGGTATCTATGATATCGATTTTGAAAAAGCAAAAAAAGTGGCAGAAGAAAATGATATCCCAAATGTTTTTAATACATTGGAAGAAATTATTGAGTTCGGCGTTAAAAATGATGCAGTGTATGATATAGCTGTTCCAGCTTCTGTCTTAGGTGATATTCTTGAAAAACTTCCAGAGGGTGCTGCTGTGCTAATGCAGAAACCTATGGGTGAAAATATTGAGCAAGCTAACAGAATTATGAAAATATGCAAAGAAAAAAAATTAACAGCCGGAGTTAATTTTCAATTACGTCAGGCACCTTATATGATCGCTGCCAGAAAATTAATTGAAGACGGAGTTATCGGTGAAATAGTAGATATTGACTGGAGAGTAGTCGAATTACATCCGTGGTATTTATGGAGTTTCTTATTCGGACTTCCCCGTATGGAAATATTATATCACAGTATTCACTATATTGATGCCATTCGCAGTATAGTCGGTGATCCTGATAAAGTATTCAGCAAAACCATGCCGCATCCTAAAATGGAAAATCTCAGCCAGACAAGAACTGCTATTATTATGGACTACGGCGATACTTTAAGAGTTAATTTACATATTAACCATTGTCATGATTATGCTCTCGACTATCAGGAAAGTACCCTAAAAATCGAAGGACTTAAAGGTGCTATAAGAGTTACTCTAGGCTTAATTTTAGATTATCCCACAGGCCGTCCGGATAAACTGGAGTACATAACTGACGACGGGAAAGGCTGGAGAGAGGTCGAAATTCAAGGTTCTTGGTTTCCAGAAGCATTTATAGGAACAATGGGCGGACTTATGAAAAAAATAGAGAATCCTAATTATAACTATATGAACAGTATTGAAGAAGCATACAAGACTATGTGCGTAGTAGAATCCTGCTATGAATCAAATGAAATCGGCGGACTAAAAGTAAAATATTAA
- a CDS encoding L-rhamnose/proton symporter RhaT, which produces MFIYGFGVLLLACVFQGSFGICFKKYQPFSWEAFWALFSIIGVLLIPHIWAYIEVPSYMKYILQTPVHVLLIGALAGFFWGISAIWYSRAIDTIGVSLTSGINIGASTILGSLIPMLILKTVPAANVLTVLLIGQVIMLLGVAALTKAGLMKGSVDSADKGLSSAMKSGIILALISGLGSASLNIAYSYTQVPVQNAIADGIPAISASLISWPVVFFGGFLANFFYALSNNGIALVIANAWGLKDGEWKGYPEAKKVMFIGNGILIISFIVLGIANGM; this is translated from the coding sequence ATGTTTATTTATGGTTTTGGAGTATTATTGTTAGCATGTGTATTTCAAGGAAGCTTTGGAATTTGTTTTAAAAAATATCAGCCGTTTTCATGGGAAGCTTTCTGGGCATTATTTTCTATTATCGGAGTTTTATTAATCCCGCATATATGGGCGTATATAGAAGTTCCAAGCTACATGAAATATATTTTACAAACACCGGTTCATGTACTGCTTATAGGAGCTTTGGCAGGATTCTTCTGGGGGATCAGTGCTATTTGGTATAGCAGAGCTATTGATACTATTGGTGTATCACTGACTTCCGGAATTAATATCGGTGCTTCAACTATTCTGGGAAGCTTAATCCCGATGCTTATATTAAAAACTGTACCTGCTGCAAATGTTTTAACAGTCTTATTAATCGGACAAGTAATCATGCTGCTCGGAGTTGCTGCATTAACTAAAGCTGGTTTAATGAAAGGTTCAGTTGATTCTGCTGATAAAGGGTTATCATCAGCTATGAAATCCGGTATTATCCTTGCTCTTATTTCTGGTTTAGGCAGTGCATCATTAAATATTGCTTATTCTTATACACAAGTTCCAGTTCAAAACGCTATTGCTGACGGAATACCAGCAATCAGCGCCAGTCTGATTTCATGGCCTGTTGTATTTTTCGGCGGGTTCCTTGCAAATTTCTTTTATGCATTATCAAATAACGGTATTGCTCTTGTAATTGCTAATGCATGGGGATTAAAAGACGGGGAATGGAAGGGGTATCCTGAAGCTAAAAAAGTCATGTTTATCGGTAATGGTATATTAATTATATCATTTATTGTACTTGGTATAGCTAATGGCATGTAA
- a CDS encoding L-rhamnose mutarotase — protein MSNIQRFGSVSKVNPEKLDYYKKLHANPWPQINSMIKECNIQNYSIYYNDGYLFTYFEYIGDDYEADMAKMAADPETQRWWAECIPCLNPLSDDGPWLNMERVYRLD, from the coding sequence ATGTCAAATATACAAAGATTTGGAAGTGTTTCAAAAGTAAATCCTGAAAAACTTGATTACTATAAAAAACTGCATGCAAATCCATGGCCGCAAATCAACAGTATGATTAAAGAATGTAACATTCAAAATTACTCTATTTATTATAATGACGGTTATTTATTCACTTATTTTGAATACATTGGAGATGACTATGAAGCTGATATGGCTAAAATGGCAGCTGACCCCGAAACTCAGAGATGGTGGGCAGAATGTATCCCTTGCCTGAATCCTCTGTCTGATGACGGACCTTGGCTTAATATGGAGAGAGTTTACAGATTAGATTAA
- a CDS encoding amidohydrolase, with protein MIKIVDTHLHIWDRNHLNLPWLDGDTSVLSKNYSLIDYQNSLHGDKLYNVEKAVYIEVDVLDNQKEKENEFIIDLCRNKDTLLKAAVISGDLTKESFDDYIGKYKNIDCIKGVRHVLHVPSSKPKTCLSNTFLKNVKLLGELGLVFEGCIRAEELDDLYTLARECSNTSIILNHMGIVNPDIISSANPTDEETEYKEVWIKNLKDLASLPNVACKISGLNPSDGQDIETLRIPVNTALDIFGENNVMFASNYPVCNISTKLDPWIKAVIEITKDRTKEFVNKLFYENANRIYKL; from the coding sequence ATGATTAAAATTGTTGATACCCACCTTCATATCTGGGATAGAAATCATTTGAATTTACCATGGCTTGATGGTGACACAAGTGTTCTGTCAAAAAATTATTCTTTAATTGATTACCAAAACTCATTACATGGAGATAAGCTTTATAATGTAGAAAAAGCAGTATATATTGAAGTAGATGTTTTAGATAATCAGAAAGAAAAGGAAAATGAATTTATTATTGATCTTTGCCGAAATAAAGATACTTTACTTAAAGCAGCTGTTATTTCAGGTGATTTAACTAAAGAAAGTTTTGATGATTATATTGGAAAATATAAGAATATCGACTGTATTAAAGGGGTCAGGCATGTCCTTCATGTTCCTTCATCTAAGCCGAAAACATGTTTAAGCAATACTTTTTTGAAAAATGTTAAACTTTTGGGTGAATTAGGACTGGTTTTTGAAGGCTGCATTCGTGCCGAAGAGCTGGATGATTTATATACCTTAGCCAGAGAATGCAGTAATACTTCAATAATTTTAAATCATATGGGTATTGTTAATCCTGATATTATAAGTTCTGCTAATCCCACTGATGAAGAAACAGAGTATAAAGAAGTCTGGATAAAAAATTTGAAAGATTTAGCATCATTACCTAATGTTGCTTGTAAAATATCCGGTCTTAATCCATCTGACGGGCAGGATATAGAAACTCTTAGAATTCCTGTTAATACTGCTTTAGATATTTTCGGCGAAAACAATGTTATGTTTGCCAGTAATTATCCGGTATGCAATATCTCAACTAAGCTAGACCCGTGGATCAAAGCAGTAATTGAAATTACAAAGGACAGAACAAAGGAATTTGTAAATAAACTTTTTTACGAAAATGCAAACAGAATATATAAATTATAA
- a CDS encoding ABC transporter substrate-binding protein yields MGIKLRGITWAHTRGYVPMVASAQRFNELNPEIEIEWEKRSLRDFENAPVEQLAEKYDLLVIDHPWAGFASKNGVLIPLEKYLSKDFLDDQLRNSVGKSHLSYNFDGFQSALAIDAACPVCVYRPEYFVDKNLPKDWNELLELSKTGVVIFAGQPIYLLMDFYMLCSTLSDNLFKTDKVIDDDTGILVLEKMRELAGYCTKDIFSWNTIKVNEILSSESQYYYCPYVYGFSNYSRAGYAEHILKASDIIEYEGRQMSAVLGGTGLAVSSKCKNIDAAIKYVEFTASKEIQKTLLFDSGGQPGHREAWLDDEVNRRSMDFFKDTLKTLDNSVVL; encoded by the coding sequence ATGGGAATAAAATTAAGGGGAATAACATGGGCTCATACCAGAGGGTATGTTCCCATGGTTGCCTCGGCACAAAGATTTAACGAACTTAATCCGGAAATTGAAATAGAATGGGAAAAACGTTCTCTTAGAGATTTTGAAAATGCTCCTGTAGAGCAGTTAGCTGAAAAATACGATCTGCTGGTAATTGATCATCCATGGGCAGGATTTGCTTCAAAAAACGGAGTTTTGATTCCGCTTGAAAAATATTTGTCTAAAGACTTTTTGGATGACCAGCTCAGAAATTCTGTCGGTAAATCTCATTTGAGCTATAATTTTGACGGATTTCAAAGTGCTTTGGCTATTGATGCCGCTTGTCCTGTTTGTGTTTACAGACCTGAATATTTTGTCGATAAAAATCTGCCTAAAGATTGGAATGAATTGTTAGAATTGTCAAAAACAGGTGTAGTTATTTTCGCAGGGCAGCCGATTTACTTATTAATGGACTTCTATATGCTTTGCTCTACCCTAAGCGATAATTTATTTAAAACAGATAAAGTTATTGATGATGATACAGGAATTTTAGTTTTAGAAAAAATGCGCGAACTTGCCGGTTATTGTACAAAAGATATTTTCAGCTGGAATACTATAAAAGTTAACGAAATTCTATCTTCAGAATCACAATATTATTACTGTCCTTATGTTTATGGTTTTTCAAATTATTCAAGAGCCGGATATGCCGAGCATATTCTAAAAGCTTCTGACATCATTGAGTACGAAGGCAGACAGATGAGTGCTGTGCTGGGCGGAACTGGTCTGGCTGTTTCCAGCAAATGCAAAAATATTGATGCTGCAATTAAATATGTAGAATTTACAGCTTCCAAAGAAATTCAAAAGACTCTGTTATTTGACAGCGGCGGGCAGCCGGGGCATAGAGAAGCCTGGCTTGATGATGAAGTTAACAGAAGAAGTATGGATTTCTTTAAAGATACTCTCAAAACACTTGATAATTCTGTAGTGCTATAG